A window from Candidatus Krumholzibacteriota bacterium encodes these proteins:
- a CDS encoding glycosyltransferase family 4 protein, which yields MAKVLLIGPLPPPVGGDTVSFNRLVHSKYWEKNDYEKTIINTSQKTEIKLTNRILGLKDFIKVINIMFSMLKKINNVDLVILWGNSRFIYTAGLLIILIAKLFKKPITIKMFGGTFNDKFEKLPRIYKNIAIRIIKFVDIITPETKFLCYYFINKLKFPKNKIHHLPNFIASVKKEPFTINKINKSNIKCVFIAQLKAEKGLFDVIDMLKSAGNVNCDFYGPILSRDQNKFLREIANIDNAKYKGIARHDEVCKIISQYDILLLPTFHPGEGYPAVILEAFSTGTPVLATKWKAIPEIVQDLNNGFLVKPNSSNQILDKLLSILDKELYEKLCFNAQKTFQNNYTEEKILGENYFKVIKTLIEN from the coding sequence ATGGCTAAAGTATTATTGATAGGACCATTACCTCCGCCAGTTGGAGGAGATACTGTTTCATTTAATAGATTGGTTCATAGTAAATATTGGGAGAAAAATGACTATGAAAAAACGATAATAAATACTTCACAAAAAACAGAAATTAAACTAACCAATAGAATCCTGGGGTTAAAAGATTTTATAAAAGTCATAAACATAATGTTTTCTATGCTTAAAAAAATTAATAACGTTGATCTGGTAATATTATGGGGGAATTCTAGGTTTATTTATACTGCAGGATTATTAATAATCTTGATAGCTAAACTATTTAAAAAACCCATTACTATTAAAATGTTTGGAGGAACATTTAATGATAAATTTGAAAAATTACCGAGAATATATAAGAATATAGCAATTAGAATTATTAAATTTGTTGATATTATTACTCCTGAAACTAAATTTTTATGTTATTATTTTATAAATAAATTGAAATTCCCCAAAAATAAAATTCATCATTTGCCAAATTTTATAGCAAGCGTGAAGAAAGAGCCTTTTACTATAAATAAGATAAATAAATCTAATATAAAATGCGTTTTTATTGCTCAGTTAAAAGCTGAAAAAGGTCTCTTTGATGTTATAGATATGTTAAAATCTGCCGGTAATGTTAATTGTGATTTTTACGGGCCTATTTTATCAAGAGATCAAAATAAATTTTTGAGGGAAATTGCCAATATAGATAATGCCAAGTATAAGGGAATTGCACGCCATGATGAAGTTTGTAAAATTATCAGTCAATATGACATCTTGCTCCTACCAACATTTCATCCAGGTGAAGGGTATCCTGCAGTAATATTAGAAGCATTTAGCACTGGCACTCCTGTTCTTGCCACAAAGTGGAAGGCGATACCGGAGATAGTACAAGACCTGAATAATGGATTTTTAGTTAAGCCTAATTCTTCAAATCAAATTCTAGATAAATTGTTATCAATTTTAGATAAAGAATTATATGAGAAACTTTGCTTTAATGCTCAAAAAACATTTCAAAATAATTATACTGAAGAAAAGATCCTCGGTGAAAATTACTTTAAAGTAATAAAAACATTGATAGAAAATTAA
- a CDS encoding NAD+ synthase, whose product MNKNEIRVAMGQINPTVGDFPGNLEKIREMTEKARGSGAQIIVFPELCVCGFPPEDLLFKQHFIRECKKYLSKAAAYSEEIALIVGAPELSGSRGDKKLYNCAYILLNGKIAARYRKINLPNYGVFDEKRYFSPGNKAVVASAGRLNIGLTICEDIWVEGGPAFIESKELSANIIINISASPYTENKCREREKLLRRRAKNAGALLCFVNTVGGQDELVFDGTSLIADPDGRTVARARPFEEDLVIADVEISPKKKKKNKKTSVLSNDKKIYLESINLPKIPRSKSRKKIKAHVAKRLDHNEELYKALVTGTRDYIIKNGFQKAVLGLSGGIDSTLTAVIAVDAVGKENVVCVTMPSAFTSEETLRDSHLLAENLQIKIFEYPINSIYESYIEHLPKLLGNKKITETEENIQARIRGNILMAFSNKYGWLVLATGNKSELAVGYCTLYGDMVGGFAVLKDVPKTKVYSLSRYKNGISGGHLIPQSIIHRKPSAELHPGQLDQDSLPPYAVLDRIVELYLEEDLGLEEIIAKGLDPKTAREMIVKIDKNEYKRRQGAPGIKITTRAFGKDSRFPITNKYKKKS is encoded by the coding sequence TTGAATAAAAATGAAATTCGCGTAGCTATGGGGCAGATCAATCCCACGGTGGGTGATTTTCCCGGCAATCTTGAGAAAATAAGGGAAATGACAGAAAAAGCCCGGGGTTCCGGCGCTCAAATAATCGTTTTTCCGGAACTGTGCGTTTGCGGGTTCCCCCCTGAAGACCTCCTCTTCAAACAGCATTTCATCAGGGAATGCAAAAAGTATTTGAGTAAGGCCGCCGCTTACTCTGAAGAAATAGCGCTTATTGTCGGCGCGCCTGAACTTTCAGGTTCACGCGGAGATAAAAAACTGTATAATTGCGCCTATATCCTGCTGAATGGGAAAATAGCCGCCCGATACAGGAAGATAAACCTTCCGAATTACGGCGTCTTCGATGAAAAGAGATATTTTTCCCCGGGGAATAAAGCAGTTGTGGCCAGCGCGGGAAGACTGAATATCGGGCTGACTATCTGCGAGGATATCTGGGTAGAAGGCGGACCCGCATTTATCGAATCAAAGGAACTTTCCGCTAATATTATAATAAACATTTCCGCCTCGCCGTATACAGAGAACAAATGCCGGGAAAGGGAAAAACTCTTGCGCAGAAGAGCAAAGAACGCCGGCGCCCTTCTTTGCTTCGTGAACACAGTCGGCGGTCAGGATGAGCTCGTATTTGACGGAACGAGCTTGATCGCGGACCCGGACGGCAGAACAGTAGCCCGCGCCAGACCTTTTGAAGAAGATCTTGTCATAGCCGACGTGGAAATAAGTCCAAAGAAGAAAAAGAAGAACAAAAAAACATCTGTTCTGTCTAACGACAAAAAAATCTACCTCGAATCGATTAATCTTCCGAAAATCCCGCGTTCCAAATCCCGAAAGAAGATCAAAGCTCATGTGGCTAAACGTCTTGACCATAACGAGGAACTCTATAAAGCCCTCGTTACCGGAACACGCGACTATATAATCAAAAACGGATTTCAAAAAGCTGTTCTGGGACTGAGCGGCGGTATAGATTCAACCCTCACGGCGGTTATAGCTGTCGACGCCGTTGGGAAAGAGAACGTCGTCTGCGTAACTATGCCTTCCGCTTTTACATCTGAAGAAACGCTTCGCGATTCCCATCTTCTGGCGGAAAATCTCCAGATCAAGATTTTCGAATATCCTATCAATTCAATCTACGAATCCTATATTGAGCATCTCCCGAAATTGCTGGGTAACAAAAAAATTACTGAAACAGAAGAAAATATCCAGGCCAGAATAAGGGGCAACATACTTATGGCATTCTCAAACAAGTACGGCTGGCTGGTACTGGCCACCGGAAATAAAAGCGAACTTGCCGTCGGCTACTGCACACTATACGGTGATATGGTTGGCGGGTTTGCCGTATTGAAGGATGTCCCGAAAACAAAAGTATATTCATTGAGCAGATATAAAAACGGTATTTCCGGAGGACACCTGATCCCTCAATCAATAATTCACCGGAAACCTTCCGCCGAGCTTCATCCCGGCCAGCTTGATCAGGACTCGCTGCCTCCCTACGCCGTACTTGATCGAATTGTCGAACTCTATCTCGAAGAGGACCTGGGGCTTGAGGAGATTATAGCGAAGGGGCTGGATCCAAAAACAGCCAGGGAAATGATTGTAAAAATAGATAAGAACGAATACAAAAGGCGCCAGGGGGCGCCCGGGATAAAGATCACGACGAGGGCTTTCGGGAAGGACAGCAGATTCCCGATAACAAACAAATATAAAAAGAAATCCTGA
- a CDS encoding O-antigen ligase family protein yields MFLIILIVCAGIAVFAIFNQKAIIGRFSLESASIGFRLAGYKLTIKKMAASGKYLFGNGPASISQIVSFGYNTRWYPHNILLELLYEVGLLGMIIYFIPIFYAVGSTIKQQKTWIFFAVVLFFLFAQTSGDLVANNFFPIYLSLYFVSRIKKEDPHDYKLVY; encoded by the coding sequence ATGTTTTTAATTATACTGATCGTTTGCGCGGGGATCGCTGTTTTCGCGATTTTCAATCAAAAAGCCATTATCGGAAGGTTCAGCCTCGAGAGCGCGTCGATTGGATTTCGTTTAGCCGGTTATAAACTTACAATAAAAAAGATGGCCGCTTCCGGGAAATACCTTTTCGGAAACGGCCCGGCATCTATAAGTCAAATTGTTTCCTTTGGATATAACACCCGCTGGTATCCGCATAATATACTATTGGAGCTTCTCTATGAAGTCGGCTTACTGGGGATGATAATTTATTTTATACCCATTTTCTACGCGGTCGGGTCAACCATCAAACAACAAAAAACATGGATATTTTTTGCTGTTGTTTTATTCTTTTTATTTGCCCAAACAAGCGGAGATTTAGTGGCAAATAATTTCTTCCCAATATATTTATCCTTATATTTCGTCTCGCGCATAAAAAAAGAAGACCCCCACGATTATAAACTTGTATATTAA
- a CDS encoding pitrilysin family protein, with the protein MKSRLFVLLLAGLTAVSCGKHRAGVSVERTHPSNLEYPKLKVETPEYTLVKLDNGIEGFFIEDHEVPVVNITMLVKTYYPDKNKLGRNEMANWVMRNGGTEKWPSDKLNDELEFLAAHINFNGGGLSTRISLNCLKKDLPRVLGIYADLIMNPVFPEEKIEMKRKTMLEELRRKNDKPMNIARREYRKLVYKGHPYGWSRTEEACNRIAREDLVKFHEKYFHPGNTIIGISGDVTESEITDLLEENFSGWERKDVEIEDFPQVQIDEKENYNYVYKGDMNQAYIMIGHLGIKNDNPDRCAIDIMNYILGGGSFASWITEEVRVKRGLAYSAGSSFSPGSFAKGTFTAYSQTKAGEYSRTINLIYDQIERMKNEGPTQKEFDKAVDSFLNSHVFDYESKEAIVRRLIDLRFQGRPLDTPEKDMEKYASLTIDDVIRAAGKYLRPEDFTVLVVGDKEKFDKPLSTFGEVNEIEIE; encoded by the coding sequence ATGAAGAGCAGACTATTTGTATTACTCCTTGCCGGTTTGACGGCTGTTTCGTGCGGAAAGCACAGGGCCGGGGTGAGCGTGGAGAGGACACATCCGAGTAATCTGGAGTATCCGAAGCTTAAAGTCGAGACGCCTGAATACACACTGGTCAAGCTTGATAATGGCATAGAAGGGTTTTTCATAGAAGATCATGAGGTGCCGGTTGTAAACATTACGATGCTGGTAAAGACTTATTATCCTGACAAAAACAAGCTTGGACGAAACGAGATGGCAAACTGGGTTATGAGAAACGGCGGAACGGAAAAGTGGCCGTCCGATAAGCTTAATGACGAATTGGAATTTCTCGCAGCCCACATAAACTTTAACGGCGGGGGGCTGAGCACCAGGATATCTCTTAACTGTCTTAAAAAGGATCTGCCGCGTGTGCTTGGTATATACGCCGACCTTATAATGAATCCGGTTTTCCCCGAGGAAAAAATTGAGATGAAGCGGAAAACCATGCTTGAAGAGTTAAGGCGTAAAAATGACAAGCCGATGAATATTGCCAGAAGAGAGTACCGAAAACTTGTATATAAAGGACACCCATACGGATGGAGCCGCACGGAGGAAGCGTGCAACAGGATTGCCAGGGAGGATCTTGTAAAATTCCACGAGAAATACTTCCATCCCGGCAACACTATAATAGGAATAAGCGGAGATGTGACAGAATCTGAAATAACAGATCTTCTCGAGGAGAATTTTTCCGGATGGGAAAGAAAAGATGTCGAGATTGAGGATTTTCCCCAGGTTCAGATAGATGAAAAAGAGAACTATAACTACGTTTATAAGGGGGACATGAATCAGGCTTATATTATGATAGGACATCTGGGCATTAAGAATGATAATCCGGACAGATGCGCGATAGACATTATGAACTATATCCTCGGGGGAGGATCGTTCGCCTCATGGATCACGGAAGAAGTGAGGGTTAAAAGAGGCCTCGCGTATTCAGCGGGGTCATCTTTCAGTCCGGGAAGCTTCGCGAAGGGTACTTTCACCGCTTATTCTCAAACTAAAGCGGGCGAGTACAGCAGGACGATCAATCTGATTTACGATCAGATAGAGCGCATGAAAAATGAGGGGCCGACACAGAAAGAGTTCGACAAAGCTGTAGACTCATTTCTTAACAGCCATGTTTTCGATTATGAGTCAAAGGAAGCTATAGTAAGAAGGCTAATCGATCTGAGATTTCAGGGAAGACCGCTTGACACACCCGAAAAGGATATGGAAAAATACGCTTCTCTTACGATTGACGACGTAATCAGGGCCGCCGGGAAGTATCTCAGGCCGGAGGATTTTACGGTTCTTGTAGTAGGAGATAAGGAAAAGTTCGATAAGCCCTTAAGCACATTTGGAGAAGTGAATGAAATAGAGATCGAGTAA
- a CDS encoding pitrilysin family protein, with amino-acid sequence MNRDRRKVFFIAVFLAVAVFMQSPASGAKLEEKVKEFELENGMKFLIVNRDEAPVMFGAIVMDVGSANEWPNVTGISHLLEHMMFKGTKMMGTENYEAEIPYIEKTDSLGERSIKLRKEIGEWRFKIFEDFSKDVVSGFSVEETGEAGTDKSSQNSLVVKKIKAMKTLPDSIAERDYLLEDGGTDYLKMYLEYKTAWAELYRLLEEQREKYIVNNELWETYQNNGVRFLNAGTSYDFTVYFAYLPANRLELWMTAESDRMDQPVFREFWTERDVVMEERRLGENDPDDVMRESFYAAAFKACPYKWPVVGWMSDLRTIDRKELAGYHKKYYSPNNATAVIVGDVDVEKVKKMAVKYFEPIPAQPPVPPIETREPEQQGEVRIEIEHSANPKLMIGYHKPNYPDPRGLAFSVMADILGAGKTSRLYKSIYEEQELTADAPSVYIGPSERYDNMLVISAAPRHPHTLKEVEEAIYTELDKLKEELVTERELQRVKNKTNASMVRSMGSNLGIGFQLLTGEIYYGDYAEMFEMIEKLKKVEAEEIRDAAREFLKKKNRVVARRVQVKEDEDKSGDEEMSPMKKYQKDVMRYIKSLPPQEQMEIGKKFQSMRSRKEMMEFGKELFERAKAAGYIKEEGE; translated from the coding sequence GTGAATAGAGATCGAAGAAAAGTTTTCTTCATTGCCGTCTTTCTCGCGGTAGCTGTTTTTATGCAGTCTCCCGCCAGTGGGGCCAAGCTGGAGGAAAAGGTAAAAGAGTTTGAGCTTGAAAACGGAATGAAATTTCTGATTGTCAATCGTGACGAGGCGCCCGTGATGTTCGGCGCCATAGTTATGGATGTAGGTTCGGCAAATGAGTGGCCTAATGTTACGGGGATTTCTCATCTTCTTGAACATATGATGTTTAAAGGCACAAAGATGATGGGAACGGAGAATTATGAGGCAGAGATTCCCTATATCGAAAAAACAGACTCGCTCGGCGAAAGAAGCATTAAACTCAGAAAAGAAATTGGCGAGTGGCGGTTTAAAATATTCGAAGATTTCAGCAAGGATGTAGTTTCCGGTTTTTCTGTGGAAGAAACCGGTGAAGCCGGAACGGATAAGTCCAGCCAGAACAGTCTCGTGGTAAAGAAGATCAAAGCCATGAAAACATTACCCGACAGCATTGCAGAAAGGGATTATCTGCTTGAGGATGGCGGAACTGATTATCTGAAGATGTACCTGGAGTATAAAACGGCGTGGGCCGAACTCTACAGGCTCCTTGAAGAGCAGAGGGAAAAATATATTGTAAATAATGAATTATGGGAAACTTATCAGAACAACGGAGTACGCTTTCTAAATGCCGGCACTTCTTACGATTTTACCGTGTATTTCGCCTACCTGCCGGCGAACAGGCTCGAGCTCTGGATGACAGCGGAATCCGACCGTATGGATCAGCCTGTATTCAGAGAGTTCTGGACGGAACGCGATGTAGTTATGGAGGAGAGGAGGTTGGGAGAAAACGATCCGGACGATGTTATGAGAGAGAGTTTCTACGCGGCAGCATTCAAGGCCTGTCCGTATAAATGGCCTGTGGTAGGATGGATGAGTGATCTTCGGACTATCGACCGGAAGGAGCTTGCCGGGTACCATAAAAAGTACTACTCACCCAATAACGCGACAGCTGTAATTGTCGGTGATGTTGATGTCGAAAAGGTAAAGAAGATGGCAGTGAAATATTTTGAGCCGATTCCCGCACAACCTCCCGTTCCTCCAATCGAAACAAGGGAGCCGGAGCAGCAGGGCGAAGTCAGAATAGAAATAGAACACAGCGCAAACCCGAAGCTTATGATAGGTTATCACAAGCCGAATTATCCAGATCCCCGGGGACTGGCCTTTTCGGTAATGGCTGATATTCTCGGCGCCGGAAAGACGTCGCGTCTGTACAAATCTATCTATGAAGAGCAGGAATTGACAGCGGACGCTCCAAGCGTATATATCGGTCCCTCGGAGCGTTATGATAATATGCTCGTTATCAGCGCGGCGCCGAGACACCCTCACACACTCAAGGAGGTTGAAGAGGCGATATACACCGAGCTGGACAAGCTAAAAGAAGAACTTGTTACCGAAAGAGAGCTGCAGCGCGTGAAGAACAAGACCAACGCTTCTATGGTTCGTTCGATGGGATCTAATCTCGGGATAGGATTTCAGCTTCTTACAGGCGAGATCTACTATGGAGATTACGCCGAAATGTTCGAGATGATTGAAAAGCTCAAAAAAGTGGAGGCCGAGGAAATAAGAGACGCGGCAAGAGAATTCCTGAAAAAGAAGAATCGGGTTGTCGCGCGCAGGGTTCAGGTTAAAGAGGATGAGGATAAGTCCGGAGATGAAGAGATGAGCCCGATGAAGAAATATCAGAAGGATGTCATGAGATATATAAAATCTCTTCCTCCGCAGGAACAGATGGAAATAGGAAAGAAGTTCCAGAGCATGAGATCCAGGAAAGAAATGATGGAATTCGGGAAGGAATTGTTCGAGAGAGCAAAAGCCGCGGGTTATATTAAAGAGGAAGGAGAATGA
- a CDS encoding ATP-grasp fold amidoligase family protein, protein MKIKYLFLKILRVIPDDLFNKVLFLFKVRYYPNFKNPVSLNEKINFIKLHSKNKLRKFVTDRLKVREYVKQKSDQCSLIDILWSGFSISRDIYDQMPNEFVIKANHGSGMVLLVDKNKHTFNEIFTITEKWKETDYALLTRQWVYNKLEKKLIIEEFLYFDSGVPPDYKFFCINGKVELVQVDLNRFQEHKRNLYDKNFVRIDAALMYDQGHNIPKPKLFDDAVSIAEKLSQDFDFIRVDLYILPNAVYFGELTNTPGNGFEPFYPKEFDFEIGKKMKFIKEFSESV, encoded by the coding sequence TTGAAAATAAAATATCTTTTTTTAAAAATTCTAAGAGTAATCCCAGACGATCTTTTTAATAAAGTGCTCTTTTTGTTTAAGGTTAGATATTACCCTAACTTTAAAAACCCCGTCAGCCTGAATGAAAAAATTAATTTTATAAAGTTGCATTCAAAAAATAAATTAAGAAAATTTGTGACCGATAGACTGAAAGTTAGAGAATATGTTAAACAAAAGAGTGACCAATGTAGCTTGATAGATATACTGTGGTCAGGGTTCTCCATATCCCGCGATATTTATGACCAAATGCCTAATGAGTTTGTTATTAAAGCAAATCATGGTTCTGGAATGGTTTTGTTGGTTGATAAAAATAAACATACTTTTAATGAGATTTTTACAATAACAGAAAAATGGAAAGAGACCGATTATGCTTTGCTAACCAGACAGTGGGTATATAACAAATTGGAAAAGAAGTTGATCATTGAAGAATTTTTATATTTTGATTCAGGAGTACCCCCAGATTATAAATTTTTTTGTATTAATGGAAAGGTTGAGTTAGTGCAAGTAGATTTAAATAGATTTCAAGAACATAAAAGGAATTTATATGATAAAAATTTCGTCCGTATTGATGCCGCACTTATGTATGACCAAGGTCATAACATACCTAAGCCAAAACTATTTGATGATGCCGTTAGTATTGCCGAGAAATTATCTCAAGATTTTGATTTTATTCGTGTTGATTTGTACATATTACCAAACGCGGTATATTTTGGTGAACTTACAAATACTCCGGGCAATGGCTTTGAGCCTTTTTATCCTAAAGAATTCGATTTTGAAATAGGCAAAAAAATGAAATTTATTAAAGAATTTAGTGAATCAGTTTAA
- a CDS encoding M1 family aminopeptidase: protein MKILRSTAIINSFLLPFLLTALNPDDALSQRGKYYAGLDRPYWQQEVDCEIRVTLDTEDHTLAGSEKIVYTNNSPDTLSRFFFHLYPNAYRDKVTQLVRDHMPGTKYFLAGLPESNRGWIDITKLSSGGEEIKFHVEGTILSAEFPSPLPPGGKETLEIEFKEKIRKRIGRSGFSGNHYDIAQWYPKIAVYDKNGWHPDQFRKGEFYGEFCDFDVYITLPDEYVVASTGVPVSGDPGWGKSGLKESLKDDSSPGKKTVHFRARKVHDFAWCADPEFVVQDTTWHNIQIMSFYRKSSSAWKDSVLARGLRTMKWLEEFAGPYGYPQISIVDCPTGGGMEYPMLVMNGSPDEDLILHEVGHNYFYGMLANDERAEAWMDEGFTQYQTLRYSYDNYGPFGRAGKDSGLLSPSGINLWERISKPVITAHRTGYAERVATPYHEFKNNARTMVYLKGSLFLRYIRYIVGDQKFDEIIHTYFERWKFKHVDEEAFLSVCEEVSGMDLEELFRQWLHTTKECDYKLKRFDVEKSGEDYEATVDIERKGEMITPLSLVFRFANGNTLSKRVDGMLRVIEKSYTFKNPPVSAAVNPANEILDIYQIDNFQPRRRDLAFDNPAGIRYPQDAYQLRWLPIGFYNDIDGAKFGLRLKGGYDNRYRKFTLQSLYSAESEKYDFYTDFEHPIGYLGRDASLKLTGYYREGRQGASLRLNKILRKSYYDPGAKHLSFKFAYNELTDTSYVYRGTYEKGVNIKSGLSVSIYPKTDLFDTGFKFSFDRSFWGSDYNYEKSSLELRVSPSKRFPVPFKPRMRFYAGHSSINPPLQEKYRLSGAGPLVRENYFWLRSKGAFWKDSYNNFRVPGSANLRGYFDCALSFKRVYASNFEVQLPFPLPEKMKFKRDLYLFYDWGGVYDKDPFSGLSGEEIDQLGVSSGIFKDGISDFGIGISLFGVTAEFPLYLSNPAIVGGEDKWDFRWTVGINKLF, encoded by the coding sequence ATGAAGATTCTCCGGTCAACCGCAATAATAAACTCTTTCCTGCTCCCTTTTCTTTTGACGGCCCTGAATCCCGATGACGCCTTATCTCAACGGGGAAAATACTATGCCGGCTTAGACCGGCCATACTGGCAGCAGGAGGTTGATTGCGAGATCCGCGTAACCCTGGATACCGAAGACCATACACTCGCGGGCAGCGAAAAAATCGTATACACAAACAATTCTCCCGATACTCTAAGCCGGTTTTTCTTCCACCTCTATCCGAACGCCTACAGGGATAAAGTCACTCAACTCGTCAGAGACCATATGCCTGGAACTAAATATTTTCTAGCGGGCCTGCCGGAATCAAACCGGGGATGGATAGATATAACAAAACTTTCCTCGGGGGGCGAGGAAATCAAGTTCCATGTCGAGGGCACAATACTCTCCGCAGAGTTTCCCTCTCCCCTTCCTCCGGGCGGCAAAGAAACTCTGGAAATAGAATTTAAGGAAAAAATCAGGAAAAGAATCGGACGCTCAGGTTTTAGCGGCAATCACTATGATATAGCTCAATGGTATCCGAAAATTGCAGTCTACGACAAGAACGGCTGGCATCCGGATCAATTCAGAAAGGGAGAATTCTACGGTGAATTCTGCGATTTTGATGTCTATATTACTCTTCCTGATGAATACGTTGTCGCCTCTACGGGCGTTCCCGTCTCCGGTGATCCGGGCTGGGGCAAATCCGGTTTGAAAGAAAGCCTTAAAGATGATTCTTCCCCGGGGAAAAAAACGGTTCATTTCAGAGCACGGAAAGTCCATGATTTCGCCTGGTGCGCGGATCCCGAATTTGTGGTTCAGGACACTACATGGCATAATATTCAAATCATGAGTTTCTACAGAAAGTCAAGCTCGGCGTGGAAAGACTCTGTTCTCGCCCGCGGACTCAGAACGATGAAGTGGCTCGAAGAATTCGCCGGACCCTACGGATACCCTCAGATAAGCATAGTCGATTGCCCAACCGGCGGCGGTATGGAATATCCAATGCTTGTCATGAACGGCAGCCCCGATGAAGATTTGATACTTCATGAGGTTGGCCACAACTATTTCTACGGCATGCTCGCGAATGACGAGCGCGCCGAAGCATGGATGGATGAAGGGTTCACTCAATACCAGACTCTGCGCTACTCCTATGATAATTACGGTCCTTTCGGCAGGGCCGGAAAAGACAGCGGACTGCTTTCCCCTTCCGGTATCAATTTATGGGAAAGAATTTCAAAACCCGTTATTACCGCTCACCGCACAGGTTACGCTGAACGTGTCGCCACTCCCTATCACGAATTCAAAAATAACGCGAGGACAATGGTCTATCTCAAAGGTTCTCTCTTTCTAAGATACATTCGATATATAGTGGGAGATCAAAAATTCGATGAAATCATACACACTTATTTTGAAAGATGGAAATTCAAGCACGTCGACGAAGAGGCCTTTCTCTCCGTGTGTGAAGAAGTCTCCGGGATGGACCTGGAGGAACTGTTCAGACAATGGCTCCATACTACAAAGGAGTGCGATTATAAACTCAAACGTTTTGACGTAGAAAAATCCGGGGAAGACTACGAAGCAACTGTTGATATCGAACGAAAGGGGGAAATGATCACCCCCCTTTCTCTGGTTTTCAGATTCGCGAACGGAAATACCCTTTCAAAACGCGTTGACGGAATGCTCAGGGTTATAGAAAAGAGCTACACTTTTAAAAATCCCCCTGTATCGGCGGCTGTCAATCCGGCAAATGAAATACTCGATATATACCAGATCGATAACTTTCAGCCGCGCAGAAGAGATCTCGCGTTCGACAACCCCGCGGGCATCCGTTATCCACAGGACGCTTACCAGCTGCGCTGGCTTCCGATAGGTTTCTACAACGACATCGACGGCGCGAAATTCGGCCTCAGATTAAAGGGCGGCTATGACAACAGGTACCGCAAATTTACCCTTCAGTCACTGTACAGCGCGGAGAGTGAAAAATACGATTTCTACACTGATTTCGAACATCCCATAGGTTACCTGGGGCGGGACGCATCATTAAAATTAACAGGATATTACAGAGAAGGCAGGCAGGGCGCCTCATTGAGGTTAAACAAAATTCTAAGAAAAAGCTACTATGACCCCGGGGCGAAGCATCTCTCATTCAAATTCGCCTACAATGAACTTACAGATACGTCCTATGTCTATCGGGGCACATACGAAAAAGGTGTTAATATTAAAAGCGGACTCAGTGTCTCCATTTACCCGAAAACAGACCTGTTTGATACCGGCTTTAAGTTCTCCTTCGACCGTTCTTTCTGGGGCAGTGATTATAACTACGAAAAATCTTCACTCGAGCTCAGAGTCAGCCCGTCGAAGAGATTTCCCGTTCCCTTCAAGCCGAGGATGAGATTCTACGCCGGCCACAGTTCTATCAATCCTCCACTTCAGGAGAAATACCGCCTCAGCGGCGCCGGGCCTCTCGTCAGGGAAAACTATTTCTGGCTCAGAAGCAAGGGGGCTTTCTGGAAAGACAGTTATAATAATTTCCGTGTTCCCGGAAGCGCTAATCTCCGGGGCTATTTCGACTGCGCGTTGAGCTTCAAACGCGTTTACGCGTCAAACTTTGAAGTTCAGCTGCCTTTTCCTCTGCCTGAGAAGATGAAATTTAAACGGGACCTCTATCTCTTCTACGATTGGGGCGGGGTATATGACAAGGATCCGTTCTCGGGGCTCTCCGGAGAGGAAATAGACCAGCTGGGAGTAAGCTCCGGTATATTCAAGGACGGGATCAGCGATTTCGGCATAGGTATCAGCCTGTTTGGTGTCACAGCCGAATTCCCTCTCTACCTCAGCAATCCCGCTATTGTGGGCGGAGAGGACAAATGGGATTTCAGATGGACTGTGGGGATAAATAAACTATTTTAG